A region of candidate division KSB1 bacterium DNA encodes the following proteins:
- a CDS encoding nucleotidyltransferase — MIVNFLLTAPGYEEQIIARAVRRNLNGFSIWVCSAEDLVIQKVIADRKKDWADVEALLIEQCDKLDEAYIENWLSQFAEALEKPALFTEYKRLAEKAKALK; from the coding sequence GTGATCGTTAATTTTCTGTTGACCGCTCCCGGCTATGAAGAACAGATCATCGCCCGCGCGGTCCGCCGAAATCTCAATGGTTTCTCCATTTGGGTTTGTTCCGCCGAGGATTTGGTGATTCAAAAAGTGATTGCAGATCGAAAGAAAGACTGGGCGGACGTGGAAGCCTTGCTGATCGAACAATGCGACAAACTCGATGAAGCTTATATCGAAAACTGGCTGTCACAATTCGCCGAAGCGCTGGAGAAACCGGCGCTATTCACAGAATACAAACGTTTGGCCGAGAAGGCCAAAGCGCTCAAATAA